From a single Brassica rapa cultivar Chiifu-401-42 chromosome A01, CAAS_Brap_v3.01, whole genome shotgun sequence genomic region:
- the LOC103856614 gene encoding protein CHUP1, chloroplastic, giving the protein MVAGKVRVTMGFHKSPSSKPKAIPPPPTPPLKPPSGSAGKPSNPGSNQKPGFTRYFPRASAQVHNASSRSDQNAVVSELRRQVEELREREALLKTEVLELKLLRESVSVIPLLESQIGEKNGELEDSRKETARLAEENERLRREVVKSEELRGESERREKEMESELRKLVSSEDHALSVSQRFQGLMDASAKSSLIRSLKRVGSMKNVPDPIPNQESNKRDEIDSHSMSNSEEPLSAVRSRVPRVPKPPPKRSFSSNGSGDSIADHPPLQRTNPPPPPPPPPPPLLQRLPPPSVSKAPPPPPPPPPPKSLKIASAKVRRVPEVVEFYHSLMRRDSTNSRRDSTGGGNAAAEAVLASSNARDMIGEIENRSVYLLAIKTDVETQGDFIRFLIKEVENAAFSDIEDVVPFVKWLDDELSYLVDERAVLKHFEWPEQKADALREAAFCYFDLKKLISEASRFREDPRQPSGSALKKMQALFEKLEHGVYSLSRMKESAATKFKTFQIPVDWMLETGITSQIKLASVKLAMKYMKRVSAELEAIGGGGPEEEELIVQGVRFAFRVHQFAGGFDAETMRAFQELRDKARSCHIQCQSQTHQHKLVYRSTPC; this is encoded by the exons atggtGGCTGGTAAGGTCCGTGTAACCATGGGCTTTCACAAGTCTCCTTCAAGTAAACCGAAGGCCATACCCCCTCCGCCTACTCCCCCGCTTAAACCGCCTTCCGGTTCAGCTGGTAAACCGTCAAATCCCGGTTCTAATCAGAAACCAGGTTTCACTCGCTACTTCCCACGCGCTTCCGCCCAAGTACACAATGCCTCTTCTCGGTCAGACCAAAACGCAGTCGTCTCGGAGCTCCGTCGTCAGGTGGAGGAGCTCCGCGAGAGAGAAGCTCTGTTGAAAACCGAGGTTCTCGAGCTCAAGCTCCTCAGAGAATCCGTCTCCGTTATCCCGCTGCTCGAGTCGCAGATCGGTGAGAAGAACGGCGAACTCGAGGATTCGAGGAAAGAGACGGCGAGATTAGCGGAGGAGAACGAGAGACTACGGCGAGAGGTTGTGAAGAGCGAGGAGCTAAGAGGAGAGAGCGAGAGGAGGGAGAAGGAGATGGAGTCGGAGCTTCGGAAACTCGTGTCGAGTGAAGACCACGCGCTCTCGGTTTCTCAGAGGTTTCAGGGATTAATGGACGCGTCGGCGAAATCGAGTTTAATCAGGAGCTTGAAACGGGTCGGGTCAATGAAGAACGTGCCCGACCCGATACCGAACCAAGAGAGCAACAAGAGAGACGAGATCGATAgccactccatgagtaactcggAGGAACCTCTCTCAGCCGTTAGATCTAGGGTTCCCAGAGTCCCTAAACCACCGCCTAAACGGTCTTTTTCATCCAACGGCTCAGGCGACTCCATCGCGGATCATCCGCCACTTCAGAGAACCAATCCACCTCCTCCCCCGCCTCCACCTCCGCCGCCACTTCTTCAACGACTTCCTCCTCCGTCTGTCTCCAAAGCCCCACCTCCGCCTCCACCACCGCCACCGCCGAAGAGTTTAAAAATAGCTTCGGCGAAAGTAAGAAGAGTTCCTGAAGTAGTGGAGTTTTACCACTCGTTGATGCGAAGAGACTCCACAAACTCGAGAAGAGATTCCACCGGCGGTGGCAACGCCGCCGCGGAGGCGGTACTTGCTAGCTCGAACGCTAGAGACATGATCGGAGAAATCGAAAACCGATCGGTTTATTTACTAGCG ATAAAAACCGACGTAGAAACGCAGGGAGACTTCATAAGGTTTTTGATCAAGGAAGTCGAAAACGCAGCGTTTTCCGACATAGAAGACGTGGTGCCTTTCGTGAAATGGCTCGACGACGAGCTCTCGTACCTGGTTGATGAGAGAGCAGTGTTGAAACACTTCGAGTGGCCTGAGCAAAAAGCAGACGCGTTGCGTGAGGCAGCGTTTTGCTATTTCGATCTGAAGAAACTCATATCGGAAGCTTCTCGTTTCCGGGAAGATCCTCGGCAACCTTCTGGCTCTGCTCTCAAGAAAATGCAAGCTCTGTTCGAAAA GTTAGAGCATGGTGTTTATAGTCTGTCGAGGATGAAGGAATCAGCGGCGACAAAGTTCAAGACTTTCCAGATTCCGGTTGATTGGATGCTAGAAACAGGCATTACTAGTCAG ATTAAATTGGCGTCTGTGAAACTAGCGATGAAGTATATGAAGAGAGTATCTGCAGAGCTCGAAGCCATTGGAGGGGGTGGCCCTGAAGAGGAAGAGCTTATCGTGCAAGGCGTCAGATTCGCATTTCGTGTTCATCAG TTCGCAGGAGGGTTTGATGCAGAGACAATGAGGGCATTTCAAGAGCTAAGAGATAAAGCGAGATCATGTCATATTCAATGTCAAAGCCAAACACATCAACATAAGCTTGTTTATCGCTCTACCCCTTGTTGA
- the LOC103856623 gene encoding replication protein A 14 kDa subunit B → MDTSSPAAFVNGALLRRYIGQKVRAVVQVIRSDIGSVTGKSTDDQQIVVKGSPPPSLTTYLEVIGIAESENTIRADVWTNFGDNFDAGNYNELCKLANGEFRHMFI, encoded by the exons atgGATACTTCAAGTCCTGCTGCTTTTGTGAATGGAGCTTTGTTGAGACGTTACATTGGTCAGAAAGTGAGAGCTGTTGTTCAGGTGATCCGGTCTGATATCGGATCCGTCACTGGTAAATCGACTGATGATCAGCAGATTGTTGTCAAAGGCTCGCCTCCTCCCTCTCTGACCACTTACCTCGAGGTGATTGGCATCGCTGAGAGCGAGAACACCATTCGAGCTGATGTTTGGACCAACTTTGGTGACAATTTcg ATGCAGGGAACTACAATGAGCTTTGTAAGCTTGCAAATGGGGAGTTTAGACACATGTTCATCTAA
- the LOC103856634 gene encoding probable inactive dual specificity protein phosphatase-like At4g18593: protein MNELKVEVESKAMTDQSQMEVETDSSALESLSKPQAMYRCKKCRRIVAIEENIVPHEPGKGEECFAWKKRSGNYAERVQCSSIFVEPMKWMQNIHDGTVEEKLLCLGCNARLGYFNWAGMQCSCGAWVNPAFQLHKSRLDECKSEPNPNQGTV, encoded by the exons atgaatGAATTGAAAGTGGAGGTAGAGAGCAAGGCTATGACTGATCAATCGCAAATGGAGGTAGAGACCGATTCTTCTGCGCTTGAGTCTCTCTCGAAGCCTCAAGCCATGTACAGATGCAAGAAGTGCAGAAGAATAGTGGCTATTGAGGAGAACATAGTCCCTCATGAACCAGGGAAAGGTGAAGAATGCTTTGCTTGGAAAAAGAGAAGCGGTAACTATGCTGAACGAGTGCAATGCTCTTCCATCTTTGTCGAGCCTATGAAATGGATGCAAAATA tacATGATGGAACTGTTGAAGAGAAGCTTCTTTGTTTGGGATGTAACGCCCGGTTAGGTTATTTCAACTGGGCTGGCATGCAATGTAGCTGTGGCGCCTGGGTTAATCCCGCTTTCCAGCTCCATAAAAGCCGATTAGATGAGTGTAAGTCCGAGCCAAACCCAAATCAAGGAACTGTATGA
- the LOC103856644 gene encoding pollen-specific protein-like At4g18596 — translation MATKAIFFFFVSAVCLSSLAGKAVADADDFDRFQIQGSVYCDTCRVQFVTRLSKFLEGAKVKLECRSRTNGTVTLTKEAVTDKSGSYKMEVTGDHEEEVCELVLLQSPDSGCSDVSKEAYLRNAAKVSLTANDGIVSHETRIVNPLGFMVKTPSADCPAAFKELGIVPDVIF, via the coding sequence ATGGCGACCAaagccatcttcttcttctttgtctccGCCGTGTGCCTATCCTCTCTCGCCGGCAAGGCCGTCGCTGACGCCGATGACTTTGACCGTTTCCAAATTCAGGGATCGGTTTACTGTGACACATGCCGCGTTCAATTCGTTACACGTCTCAGCAAATTCCTCGAAGGCGCGAAAGTGAAGCTAGAGTGCAGGAGCAGAACCAACGGAACCGTGACGTTGACAAAAGAAGCCGTGACTGACAAGTCAGGCAGCTACAAAATGGAAGTGACCGGTGACCACGAGGAGGAAGTATGTGAGCTCGTCCTCCTCCAGTCACCGGACAGTGGTTGCAGCGATGTCAGCAAAGAGGCTTACCTACGTAACGCCGCTAAGGTTAGCCTGACGGCGAATGACGGTATCGTCTCCCACGAGACGCGTATCGTTAACCCTCTCGGTTTCATGGTGAAGACGCCGTCAGCTGATTGTCCCGCTGCCTTTAAGGAGCTCGGGATCGTTCCTGACGTCATCTTCTAA
- the LOC103856654 gene encoding scar-like domain-containing protein WAVE 5: MPLVRFKIRNELSLGGPELNRSPAVEYEEPKAILGAVEVAGLVGILRQLGDLAEFSAEVFNGIQEEVTVTASRCQKLTSRVKRIESALSPLEKAVLSQTSHIHFAYTAGCEWHPRIRNGQRHFVQSDLPLCVMETYEQCRDPPPLHLLDRFDAGGPGSCLRKYSDPTFFRKELGNHSKVDDVKAQKDQAHRKRKKKRLPQRNICRSRAVSTSDDTNGARLSSLTDDIPTTSQSTSTVDMPRSSNMQDLSGSIDQSHLQEQSNSQEQSEAQVQSDLQESSRPRDSVTGSGYIEYVINHSPVNKPDVKLLEGSLPSSLQPADRIGSTVPQGRVEIVDDNILYSPSKEIPVPYASIVCDEKKEALESRAEKSNKDEEASEIHEPKIGPGTPDRVKQNQRDFDRTYDFFDVVGEKQSKSQANSIDEKPRIESEEENTSEADEFVDARNTIESESESEFDGIPKPKLEHYFGDISTYCSEDASSDNNGGSEDIPYEEMVEDLRHENSLDESCSVSYLSDDASVSCCQSDPVCGKVLSHDGTFQSPRDFSAMRPSLLAEAAFQDETILREPVAAHPLLAGDCANEKISSEERISSGMSLKDAIPAEKILPEEHLAKYPSLAEAVPHEKSLPGESVAKYPSFEEIAPFERILPESSLSKIRSLAEAVPDNMAPAEERGAAHPSFPKAVQEKKISPEVLDSTNLSGTVPEAVSEEQISVEGCVGVSPCLAEVVPDERFLTEEPEEAATACMSLSKVMPAEKLFPEKTLEAPQDLAELPEENIVREKSVDYTHPSCAKAVSPKENLSPQVLDSANLSVAEAVSHDQIRLDESGGKNPCLAEAVSDENFLTGEREEAATTCTTSSKVMPVEKLLPEKPLEAHHYLPELPQEKILPEKSVGSAPPDENLSPEVLDSTNVSVAEAVPQEQIGLGEFLGIDACLAKAVPDERGLPEEPVTTCVSLTKAGANEKTLPEEPLETYPLAELPEEKISHEETDDATHPFESVIDEESSPEVSCLSLEEALPQEQISLEEFVSIDPCLAKAVPDEWLSPEEGVTTCLSLKKAATIEEVLPEKSLETYSFFAELPEEKIVHEEVDDATHPSVSKSVSDEKILPEILESTNFPVATALPQEQTLLEEFVGNPYPTEAVVDKRVLPEEPVTTCLSLKKAATVEGVLPEKPSETYPSFGEFPDEKIVLQEADDATHLSVSEAVGDEKISPEVPDSTNFPAAAALPQEQIVEEFVGNPCMTEAVPDKRILPKEPVTTCLSLTRAATIEGALPEKPLETYPPFAELPKEEIVFKEADDATHPSVSEAISDEQISPVVLHSEKFPAAEAPLQEKIVLEEFAANLCLTEAVLDKRVLPEEPVTTCLSLTKDATIEEVLPEKPLETYSSIAELPEETVVQDEADYTTHPSVSGAGIDEKFSPEVRDSTIFPVTAALQQEQILLEEFVGNPYLAEAVPDSKVLPEEPVTTGMSLTKPEPIQELLPEESLEAYASLEKSSKGKISLEKSDDEIHPSCAEAESDKNVVPDVLDSENLSVSEAITQEQIEIEEFVGVDPCFAEAVPDERVLPEEAVSDEMILPEEAVTTSLSLTKVAPIEKILPAGLLDMYPSLEELPEERIPQEEEHDDDTHPCFSEAVGDEKISLLEHPCSTYPSLEESVPHEKNSDEEIVGTNPFLELAVPNVSSFPDTHGITYQTSAEAVSKEKKLPEESLLTYPSLAEDLFDEKASGSEAPGYTTEAGLRNTEEPVASDLSLTESILDEEIPGLEAPASTTETGPHNKSFPEETVATYLSLAEAVPEEKIYLEETDTTCPPSAEAVFDEEISGSEARGDTTEAGPHNNDEPLTTDLSLTESSFDEKIPGLEAPASTTETDPHGKTFSEEPVATYLSLQEPVRDDKVLPKEPAAAFLDLSEGIPDQQVFLDDAAFLSFAEAIFDQKFSPEVPDSMDLPAKNTLEKEVETSDGPIVEPVNIWSNGGLLGLAPSKPPVFAEPKSVSEHIQNEFNEASVIATKKQGSSSRSVEDTEKSSLPLVVSDLTSQQQSNMLSHSNGSLSPLQSTATSFKVFGLSHRLLMAGFRGNTSSTYKFESIPTTSYDTKAAAIEDKTQQTPPRGPSFEEQLAYESSLFGSPTSSPPVEHMKISFSPIDPSPVSKLKLRIPCQPQYNGENVDTLPSFQLVPEASNSDNEDENSDIFCQSSPGVSDNCLSDSELWESDESPRESASSLKQGGERSTHGDMGSFSSLFLDLPCYDSVDHHSTSPRLDQEQEREQVPEYKPSVSEIIRDWPPNQPNANASPKKTQT; encoded by the exons ATGCCGTTGGTGAGGTTCAAGATACGGAACGAGCTCAGCTTAGGTGGGCCGGAGCTAAACCGCAGCCCCGCCGTGGAATATGAGGAACCTAAAGCGATTCTCGGCGCTGTTGAAGTTGCGGGACTCGTCGGGATCCTTCGTCAGCTAGGCGATCTCGCCGA ATTTTCCGCAGAGGTATTTAATGGGATACAAGAAGAAGTGACTGTTACGGCGTCTAGGTGTCAGAAACTGACAAGCCGTGTTAAGCGGATAGAGTCAGCGTTGTCACCTCTTGAAAAGGCTGTGCTGTCACAGACAAGCCACATTCATTTTGCATACACTGCAG GCTGTGAGTGGCATCCTCGTATAAGGAATGGGCAAAGACATTTTGTTCAGAGTGATTTGCCACTTTGTGTTATGGAAACATATGAACAGTGTAGAGATCCTCCTCCTTTGCATCTGCTTGACAG ATTTGACGCAGGTGGTCCTGGGTCCTGTCTGAGAAAATACTCAGACCCAACATTCTTTAGAAAGGAACTCGGCAACCATAGTAAAGTAGATGATGTCAAGGCCCAGAAAGATCAGGCGCATCGCAAAAGAAAG AAAAAGAGGTTACCACAAAGAAACATTTGCAGATCACGTGCTGTGTCTACGTCCGATGACACTAATGG AGCTCGTCTCAGTTCTCTAACTGATGACATACCTACCACTTCTCAGAGTACTTCCACAGTTGACATGCCCCGTAGCTCTAATATGCAGGATTTATCTGGCAGTATAGACCAATCTCATTTGCAAGAGCAGTCAAATTCGCAAGAACAAAGTGAAGCACAAGTACAATCAGATTTACAAGAGTCATCGAGACCTCGTGATTCTGTAACTGGTTCAGGTTATATAGAGTATGTCATCAATCACAGTCCTGTGAATAAGCCTGACGTGAAGCTATTAGAGGGATCTCTGCCTAGTTCCTTACAACCTGCGGATAGAATAGGTTCAACTGTTCCTCAAGGCCGCGTTGAAATTGTAGATGACAATATTCTATATAGTCCCTCAAAAGAGATACCTGTGCCTTATGCTTCTATTGTTTGTGATGAGAAGAAAGAAGCACTTGAATCAAGGGCTGAGAAAAGTAACAAAGACGAAGAAGCGTCAGAGATACACGAGCCAAAAATTGGTCCAGGAACACCGGACAGAGTGAAGCAAAATCAAAGGGACTTTGATAGGACGTACGATTTTTTCGACGTTGTGGGAGAAAAACAAAGTAAGAGCCAGGCCAACAGTATTGATGAAAAACCAAGAATTGAGAGCGAAGAAGAAAATACGAGTGAAGCAGATGAGTTTGTAGATGCACGTAATACAATTGAATCTGAATCAGAAAGTGAGTTTGATGgaataccaaaaccaaaactgGAGCACTATTTTGGGGATATCAGCACTTACTGTTCTGAAGATGCTAGCAGTGACAACAATGGTGGATCAGAAGATATACCATATGAAGAAATGGTAGAAGATCTACGCCATGAAAACTCTCTAGATGAATCTTGTTCAGTTTCCTACCTTTCTGATGATGCAAGTGTTTCTTGTTGCCAGTCAGATCCAGTGTGTGGGAAAGTTCTGTCTCATGATGGAACTTTTCAAAGCCCAAGGGATTTTTCTGCCATGCGTCCTTCATTATTGGCTGAAGCAGCTTTTCAGGATGAAACAATTTTGCGAGAACCTGTTGCCGCACATCCCTTGTTGGCAGGAGATTGTGCTAATGAAAAGATCTCATCTGAAGAACGTATTTCCTCAGGCATGTCTCTGAAAGATGCTATTCCTGCTGAAAAGATCTTGCCAGAAGAACATTTGGCTAAATATCCATCTCTTGCAGAAGCTGTTCCTCATGAAAAGAGCTTGCCAGGAGAGTCTGTTGCCAAATATCCGTCTTTTGAAGAAATTGCACCCTTTGAAAGGATCTTGCCCGAAAGCTCTCTTTCCAAAATTCGGTCTTTGGCAGAAGCTGTGCCTGACAATATGGCCCCAGCAGAAGAACGAGGTGCTGCTCATCCATCTTTTCCCAAAGCTGTTCAGGAAAAGAAAATTTCACCAGAAGTTCTTGATTCCACAAATTTGTCTGGCACAGTGCCAGAAGCAGTTTCAGAAGAGCAAATATCAGTTGAAGGATGTGTTGGTGTATCTCCGTGTTTGGCAGAAGTTGTTCCTGATGAAAGGTTCTTGACAGAAGAACCAGAAGAAGCTGCCACAGCATGTATGTCTTTGTCAAAGGTCATGCCTGCAGAAAAATTATTCCCAGAAAAAACTTTGGAAGCGCCTCAGGATTTGGCAGAATTGCCTGAAGAAAATATCGTGCGAGAAAAATCTGTTGATTATACACATCCATCTTGTGCCAAAGCTGTTTCTCCAAAAGAAAATCTATCACCACAAGTTCTTGATTCCGCAAATTTGTCCGTGGCAGAAGCTGTTTCACATGATCAGATCAGACTTGATGAATCTGGTGGCAAAAATCCGTGTTTGGCAGAAGCTGTTTCTGATGAAAATTTCTTGACAGGAGAACGAGAAGAAGCTGCCACCACATGTACGACTTCGTCGAAAGTCATGCCTGTCGAAAAGTTATTGCCAGAAAAACCTTTAGAAGCGCATCATTATTTGCCAGAATTGCCTCAGGAAAAGATCTTGCCAGAAAAATCTGTTGGTTCTGCTCCTCCAGACGAAAATCTATCACCGGAAGTTCTTGATTCAACAAATGTGTCTGTGGCAGAAGCTGTTCCACAAGAGCAAATCGGACTTGGAGAATTTCTTGGCATAGATGCGTGTTTGGCGAAAGCTGTTCCTGATGAAAGGGGTTTGCCAGAAGAACCTGTCACCACATGTGTGTCTCTGACAAAAGCCGGGGCCAATGAAAAGACCTTGCCAGAAGAGCCTTTGGAAACATATCCTTTGGCAGAATTGCCTGAAGAAAAGATTTCTCATGAAGAAACTGATGATGCCACACATCCATTTGAATCTGTTATTGATGAAGAAAGCTCACCAGAAGTTTCTTGTTTGTCTTTGGAAGAAGCTCTTCCACAAGAGCAAATCTCACTTGAAGAATTTGTTAGCATAGATCCATGCTTGGCAAAAGCTGTTCCTGATGAATGGCTCTCGCCAGAAGAAGGTGTCACCACATGCCTCTCTTTGAAAAAAGCTGCGACAATAGAAGAAGTCTTGCCAGAAAAATCTTTGGAAACATATTCCTTTTTCGCAGAATTGCCGGAAGAAAAGATTGTGCAcgaagaagttgatgatgccacTCATCCATCTGTTTCTAAATCTGTTAGTGATGAAAAAATATTACCAGAAATTCTTGAGTCCACAAATTTTCCTGTTGCAACAGCTCTTCCGCAAGAGCAAACCTTGCTTGAAGAATTTGTTGGCAATCCATATCCGACCGAAGCTGTTGTTGATAAGAGGGTTTTGCCAGAAGAACCTGTTACCACATGTCTCTCTTTGAAAAAGGCTGCGACAGTTGAAGGAGTCTTGCCAGAAAAACCTTCGGAAACATATCCTTCTTTCGGAGAATTTCCTGATGAAAAGATCGTGCTCCAAGAAGCTGATGATGCCACCCATCTATCTGTTTCTGAAGCTGTTGGTGATGAAAAAATCTCACCAGAAGTTCCTGATTCCACAAATTTCCCTGCTGCTGCAGCTCTTCCGCAGGAGCAAATAGTAGAAGAATTTGTTGGCAATCCATGTATGACTGAAGCTGTTCCTGATAAGAGGATTTTGCCAAAAGAACCTGTCACTACATGTCTCTCTTTGACAAGAGCTGCGACAATTGAAGGAGCCTTGCCAGAAAAGCCTTTGGAAACATATCCTCCTTTCGCAGAATTGCCTAAAGAAGAGATCGTGTTCAAAGAAGCTGATGATGCCACCCATCCATCTGTTTCTGAAGCTATTAGTGATGAACAAATCTCACCAGTGGTTCTTCATTCCGAAAAGTTTCCTGCTGCAGAAGCTCCTCTGCAGGAGAAAATCGTACTTGAAGAATTTGCTGCCAATCTTTGTCTGACAGAAGCTGTTCTTGATAAGAGGGTTTTACCAGAAGAACCAGTCACTACATGTCTCTCTTTGACAAAAGATGCGACAATTGAAGAAGTCTTACCAGAAAAACCTTTGGAAACATATTCTTCTATCGCAGAATTGCCTGAAGAAACTGTTGTGCAAGACGAAGCTGATTATACCACTCATCCCTCTGTTTCTGGAGCTGGTATCGATGAAAAGTTCTCACCAGAAGTTCGTGATTCAACAATTTTTCCTGTTACAGCAGCTCTTCAGCAAGAGCAAATCTTACTTGAAGAATTTGTTGGCAATCCATATCTGGCAGAAGCTGTTCCTGATAGTAAGGTTTTGCCAGAAGAGCCTGTCACCACAGGTATGTCTTTAACGAAACCGGAGCCTATTCAAGAGCTTTTGCCAGAAGAATCTTTAGAAGCGTATGCTTCTTTGGAAAAATCGTCTAAAGGTAAGATCTCGCTAGAAAAATCTGATGATGAGATACATCCATCTTGTGCCGAAGCTGAAAGTGATAAAAACGTGGTACCAGATGTTCTTGATTCCGAAAATTTGTCCGTATCCGAAGCTATTACACAAGAGCAAATTGAAATTGAAGAATTTGTTGGTGTAGATCCTTGTTTTGCAGAAGCTGTTCCTGATGAAAGGGTTTTGCCAGAAGAAGCTGTTTCTGATGAAATGATTTTGCCAGAAGAAGCTGTCACCACAAGTTTGTCTTTGACAAAGGTAGCGCCCATCGAAAAGATCTTACCAGCAGGACTTTTGGATATGTATCCTTCTTTGGAAGAATTGCCAGAAGAGAGGAtcccacaagaagaagaacatgaTGATGACACACATCCATGTTTTTCTGAAGCTGTTGGTGATGAAAAGATCTCGCTACTGGAACATCCTTGTTCCACATATCCATCTTTGGAAGAGTCTGTTCCGCACGAGAAAAACTCAGATGAAGAAATTGTTGGCACAAACCCATTTTTGGAACTAGCCGTTCCCAACGTAAGCAGTTTTCCAGACACACATGGCATTACGTATCAGACTTCAGCAGAAGCTGTTTCTAAGGAAAAGAAGTTGCCAGAAGAATCCTTACTTACATATCCGTCTTTGGCAGAAGATCTTTTTGATGAAAAGGCCTCAGGCTCAGAAGCTCCTGGTTACACAACAGAAGCTGGTCTACGCAACACTGAAGAACCTGTTGCCTCGGATCTGTCATTGACCGAATCTATTTTAGATGAAGAGATCCCCGGCTTAGAAGCTCCTGCTTCCACAACAGAAACTGGCCCACACAACAAATCTTTCCCTGAAGAGACTGTTGCCACCTATCTGTCTTTGGCAGAAGCTGTACCTGAAGAAAAGATCTATCTAGAAGAAACCGATACCACATGTCCACCGTCTGCAGAAGCTGTTTTTGATGAAGAGATCTCAGGCTCAGAAGCTCGTGGGGACACAACAGAAGCTGGTCCACACAACAATGACGAACCTCTTACCACGGATCTGTCATTGACCGAATCGAGTTTTGATGAAAAGATCCCCGGCTTAGAAGCTCCTGCTTCCAcaacagaaactgatccacacgGCAAAACTTTCTCTGAAGAACCAGTTGCCACGTATCTGTCCTTGCAAGAACCTGTTCGGGACGACAAAGTTCTGCCAAAAGAACCTGCCGCTGCATTTCTGGATTTGTCGGAAGGTATTCCTGACCAACAAGTGTTTTTGGACGATGCAGCATTTTTATCTTTTGCAGAAGCAATTTTCGATCAGAAGTTCTCACCAGAAGTTCCCGATTCCATGGATCTTCCTGCAAAAAACACATTGGAAAAAGAAGTTGAAACATCTGATGGTCCAATTGTTGAACCAGTAAATATATGGAGCAACGGGGGACTCCTTGGACTTGCGCCATCTAAACCGCCAGTTTTTGCTGAGCCTAAGTCTGTAAGCGAACATATACAGAACGAGTTCAACGAAGCTAGTGTTATTGCTACAAAGAAGCAGGGATCATCGAGCAGATCAGTTGAAGATACTGAGAAGAGTTCACTTCCTTTAGTTGTTTCAGATCTCACGTCACAACAACAAAGCAACATGTTGAGTCATTCTAATGGATCTCTTTCCCCTCTGCAGAGCACTGCAACATCATTCAAAGTCTTTGGCTTAAGTCATAGGTTACTCATGGCTGGGTTTCGTGGAAACACTTCCTCAACCTACAAGTTTGAATCCATACCTACTACCAGCTATGATACCAAAGCAGCAGCTATCGAAGACAAGACTCAACAAACTCCTCCCCGTGGCCCTAGCTTTGAGGAACAATTGGCTTATGAATCATCTCTCTTTGGCTCGCCTACTTCATCACCACCGGTGGAACACATGAAAATATCATTCAGTCCGATAGATCCATCCCCAGTTTCCAAATTGAAACTGAGAATCCCATGCCAACCTCAGTACAACGGTGAAAATGTGGATACTCTCCCTTCTTTTCAGTTGGTCCCAGAGGCTAGCAACTCCGATAATGAGGACGAAAACAGCGACATCTTTTGTCAGTCATCCCCTGGTGTTTCAGACAATTGCTTGTCGGATTCTGAGCTGTGGGAATCTGATGAAAGCCCTAGAGAATCTGCATCAAGCTTGAAGCAAGGTGGAGAGAGAAGTACACATGGCGACATGGGTTCTTTTTCCAGTTTGTTTCTTGATCTGCCATGTTACGACTCTGTAGATCATCACTCCACCTCGCCAAGACTAGATCAAGAGCAAGAGCGAGAACAAGTTCCAGAATATAAACCTTCTGTTTCAGAGATCATCCGTGATTGGCCACCAAACCAACCAAACGCAAACGCTTCTCCGAAGAAGACTCAAACTTAA